A stretch of Mesorhizobium sp. M2A.F.Ca.ET.046.03.2.1 DNA encodes these proteins:
- a CDS encoding sugar ABC transporter permease, whose translation MADGWRHTAKPFAWRRSLWIAALLTPALLVMVLFVLWPLLSAFRFAFYEFNGLRPSGFIGLENFRQVLFEKPYSDWTWNAFKHNVIAFLALMVFENGTAFLIAFALLKALPGHRVHQVIVFLPVVLSAVIVGFLWKLFLHPLFGLVNQLLGLVGIGVIPWLGNENTALGSILFANIWHWLGFPTLVLLAGMQRISKDVLEAARLDGAGDYALMTNIVWPLIAPSVTIVTILTFIGSFNWFEIPYVMAGLTGSPGGSTDVLGLYFYRTAFGSTTTGIQDFGQGSALAVLMFIFVAGVTAIALRYLRRREIEQ comes from the coding sequence ATGGCAGACGGCTGGCGCCACACAGCGAAACCTTTTGCATGGCGCCGGTCGCTCTGGATTGCCGCGCTGCTGACGCCGGCGCTGCTGGTCATGGTGCTGTTCGTGCTATGGCCGCTTTTGTCGGCCTTCCGCTTCGCCTTCTATGAGTTCAACGGGCTCAGGCCATCCGGCTTCATCGGGCTCGAAAACTTCCGCCAAGTCCTGTTCGAAAAGCCCTATAGCGACTGGACCTGGAATGCGTTCAAGCACAATGTCATCGCCTTCCTGGCGCTGATGGTCTTCGAGAACGGCACCGCCTTTCTGATCGCCTTCGCGCTGCTCAAGGCCTTGCCGGGCCATCGCGTCCATCAGGTCATCGTCTTCCTGCCGGTGGTGCTGTCGGCGGTGATCGTCGGCTTTCTGTGGAAGCTGTTCCTGCATCCGCTGTTCGGGCTGGTGAACCAGCTGCTCGGCCTGGTCGGCATCGGCGTCATTCCGTGGCTCGGCAACGAAAATACCGCGCTCGGCAGCATCCTCTTCGCCAACATCTGGCACTGGCTGGGCTTCCCGACGCTGGTGCTGCTTGCCGGTATGCAGCGCATCAGCAAGGACGTGCTGGAAGCCGCTCGCCTCGACGGCGCCGGCGACTACGCGCTGATGACCAACATCGTCTGGCCGTTGATCGCGCCCAGCGTCACCATCGTCACCATCCTGACCTTCATCGGCAGCTTCAACTGGTTCGAGATCCCCTATGTCATGGCCGGCCTGACCGGTTCGCCGGGCGGCTCGACCGACGTGCTCGGCCTCTATTTTTACCGCACGGCCTTCGGCAGCACGACCACCGGCATCCAGGATTTCGGCCAGGGCAGCGCGCTGGCGGTTCTGATGTTCATCTTCGTCGCCGGCGTCACGGCAATCGCCCTGCGCTACCTGCGCCGCCGCGAGATCGAGCAGTGA
- a CDS encoding extracellular solute-binding protein: MSRRRIGLALAAASFAWGFATSLAHATDISFWTWRQEDKAAYNELFADFTKANPDIHVKFESFPDENYPTIVSTALAGGKGGDVIHTHAYGWLEQFVKAGYFEPLDMATVPSLANQPADALVSGTYRADKKVYSLPFASQTLGLFINKDVFAKAGLTPPTTWDEFITVSKALKEKGIYPLANGMGTSWFNEMFVAIFTNPFLGPDFVSDLTSGKTTFKDPRYVAALGKLLELRPYMPDGFEGIDYETAGQLFLSGKAAMLAGGSFDIATYRSQNPAINMDFVAPPLAKAGDTPQVTKFFDGGYAVNSKSANKEAALKLVNWMGTKEFGDKFSALLGNISPIKGVVIKDELLSHVAKLNETAMPHINVVYFRFEKPTASELLQGDITKMMSGSITPDQLAADLTDGLAKWYKPFQGK, encoded by the coding sequence ATGAGCAGGAGAAGGATCGGCCTGGCCCTCGCGGCCGCCTCTTTCGCATGGGGATTTGCAACAAGTCTGGCGCACGCGACCGACATCTCGTTCTGGACCTGGCGCCAGGAAGACAAGGCCGCCTATAACGAGCTCTTCGCCGACTTCACCAAGGCGAACCCGGACATCCACGTGAAGTTCGAGTCCTTCCCGGACGAGAACTACCCGACCATCGTCTCGACGGCATTGGCGGGCGGCAAGGGCGGCGACGTCATTCACACGCACGCCTATGGTTGGCTCGAGCAGTTCGTGAAGGCCGGCTATTTCGAGCCGCTCGACATGGCGACCGTACCCTCGCTCGCCAACCAGCCGGCGGATGCGCTGGTGTCCGGCACCTACCGCGCCGACAAGAAGGTCTATTCGCTGCCCTTCGCCTCGCAGACGCTTGGCCTGTTCATCAACAAGGACGTCTTCGCCAAGGCGGGGCTGACGCCGCCGACCACCTGGGACGAGTTCATCACCGTCAGCAAGGCGCTGAAGGAGAAGGGCATCTATCCTTTGGCTAACGGCATGGGCACCAGCTGGTTCAACGAAATGTTCGTGGCCATCTTCACCAACCCGTTCCTTGGGCCCGACTTCGTCAGCGACCTGACCAGCGGCAAGACCACCTTCAAGGATCCGCGCTATGTCGCGGCACTCGGCAAGCTGCTCGAGCTGCGCCCCTATATGCCCGACGGCTTCGAAGGCATCGACTATGAGACGGCCGGCCAGCTGTTCCTGAGCGGCAAGGCGGCGATGCTCGCCGGCGGCAGCTTCGACATCGCCACCTACCGGTCGCAGAACCCCGCCATCAACATGGACTTCGTCGCCCCGCCTTTGGCCAAGGCCGGCGACACGCCGCAAGTCACGAAATTCTTCGACGGCGGCTACGCGGTCAATTCGAAGTCGGCCAACAAGGAAGCGGCGCTCAAGCTGGTCAACTGGATGGGCACCAAGGAGTTCGGCGACAAGTTCTCGGCGCTTCTCGGCAACATCTCGCCGATCAAGGGCGTCGTCATCAAGGACGAGCTTCTGTCACACGTCGCCAAGTTGAACGAGACGGCGATGCCGCATATCAATGTCGTCTATTTCCGCTTCGAAAAGCCGACGGCATCGGAATTGCTGCAGGGCGACATCACCAAGATGATGTCGGGGTCGATCACGCCGGACCAGCTTGCCGCCGACCTCACCGACGGCCTCGCCAAATGGTACAAGCCGTTCCAGGGCAAATGA
- a CDS encoding BadF/BadG/BcrA/BcrD ATPase family protein: protein MDRNLLVGVDIGGTKTRIMGRRGDTVLFDKTVITDEWRIRQMEADAAKLSAIAMDLCGGSAPAAVAVGAHGCDTDEQCRRFQALLSANLKTSVQVVNDAELMVPAAGFVEGIGVVAGTGSIAVARTAEGKMLAAGGWGWILGDEGSAAALVREAAKAIRRALDRGQEGDPLIAMLMREIGTDDQTKLGILLNETRGAAAWGRYANAVFDAANAGSPLASRVIEEGGEGLAALVQLLIERGADPSLVVAGGGVIAEQPMLLEAFVKAMASVSPASRVVLLREPPVIGAVALAGRLFAGKKRGDG from the coding sequence GTGGATCGGAACCTGCTGGTGGGCGTGGACATAGGCGGCACCAAGACGCGCATCATGGGGCGTCGCGGCGACACCGTGTTGTTCGACAAGACGGTTATCACCGACGAATGGCGGATCCGCCAGATGGAGGCCGATGCGGCGAAGCTGTCGGCCATCGCCATGGATCTTTGCGGCGGTTCAGCGCCTGCCGCGGTTGCGGTCGGCGCGCATGGCTGCGATACCGACGAGCAGTGCCGGCGCTTCCAAGCGCTGCTGTCGGCCAATCTGAAAACCAGCGTGCAGGTGGTCAACGATGCCGAGCTGATGGTGCCTGCCGCCGGCTTTGTCGAAGGCATCGGCGTTGTGGCCGGAACCGGTTCGATCGCGGTCGCGCGCACGGCCGAGGGCAAGATGCTTGCCGCCGGCGGCTGGGGCTGGATCCTGGGCGATGAAGGAAGCGCGGCGGCGCTGGTGCGCGAGGCCGCCAAGGCGATCCGCCGCGCTCTCGATCGCGGCCAGGAGGGCGATCCGCTGATTGCGATGCTTATGCGCGAGATCGGAACCGACGACCAGACCAAGCTCGGCATCTTGCTCAACGAGACACGCGGCGCCGCTGCCTGGGGCCGCTATGCCAACGCTGTCTTCGATGCCGCGAACGCCGGTTCGCCGCTCGCTTCGCGCGTCATCGAGGAAGGCGGGGAGGGGCTCGCGGCGCTTGTGCAACTGCTGATCGAACGCGGCGCCGATCCGTCGCTGGTCGTCGCCGGCGGCGGCGTCATTGCCGAGCAGCCGATGCTGTTGGAAGCTTTCGTCAAGGCGATGGCGTCCGTGTCGCCGGCAAGCCGCGTGGTCCTGCTGCGCGAGCCGCCGGTGATCGGCGCGGTGGCTTTGGCCGGACGTCTATTCGCGGGCAAGAAGCGTGGCGACGGCTGA
- a CDS encoding SIS domain-containing protein, translating to MKRIGYRPAVLRQAESLEIGRQAVARALDTVDLSGFADGTIGFAGIGASYQAALAGAFYLRQFGRRGFAFVPTELYGRTDAAADAFVALSASGQSREIADVMREAKAYPRLAICRGADNPLADITGAVIAMASGADNGASSTGYTGTLLALGMLVDKIAGGSFDWAQLPEAVERLLADGWESTGRAARLLGGRAAIDIVGAGIGFANAGEAAMLIREAVRIPASGWDTLNYLHGPMESQDAATGLIAFGEDREVKIAQDVAGFGCPSALITQRTDIAAREKLAVIVIPALGNAIADGILEIVALQMVVANMQDAAGLTDITFRYRQTDTKLKPWSPTAL from the coding sequence ATGAAGCGTATCGGTTACCGCCCCGCGGTGTTGCGCCAGGCCGAAAGCCTGGAAATCGGAAGGCAGGCCGTGGCAAGGGCGCTCGACACGGTCGACCTGTCTGGCTTTGCCGACGGCACGATCGGCTTTGCCGGCATTGGCGCCAGCTATCAGGCGGCCCTCGCGGGCGCCTTCTATCTGCGCCAGTTCGGTCGGCGGGGTTTCGCCTTCGTGCCGACCGAACTCTATGGCCGGACGGATGCGGCGGCGGATGCCTTTGTCGCCCTGTCGGCCTCCGGCCAGAGCCGCGAAATCGCCGATGTGATGCGGGAGGCGAAGGCCTATCCGCGCCTCGCCATCTGCCGCGGCGCCGACAATCCGCTGGCCGACATCACCGGCGCGGTGATCGCCATGGCATCGGGCGCCGACAATGGCGCCAGTTCGACCGGCTACACCGGAACTCTGCTCGCGCTCGGCATGCTGGTCGACAAGATCGCCGGCGGCTCCTTCGACTGGGCGCAACTGCCGGAGGCGGTCGAGCGGCTGTTGGCCGATGGTTGGGAGAGCACCGGTCGGGCGGCAAGGCTGCTTGGCGGTCGCGCCGCCATCGACATCGTGGGTGCCGGCATTGGCTTTGCCAATGCGGGCGAGGCAGCGATGCTGATTCGCGAGGCGGTCCGGATTCCCGCCTCCGGCTGGGACACGCTGAACTATCTGCATGGCCCGATGGAATCGCAGGACGCCGCCACCGGCCTGATCGCCTTTGGCGAGGACCGCGAGGTCAAGATCGCGCAGGACGTCGCCGGCTTCGGCTGCCCCTCGGCGCTGATCACGCAACGGACCGATATCGCTGCCAGGGAGAAGCTCGCCGTGATCGTTATCCCGGCGCTGGGCAATGCGATCGCGGACGGCATCCTGGAGATCGTTGCGCTGCAGATGGTCGTCGCGAACATGCAGGACGCGGCCGGATTGACCGACATTACCTTCCGCTACCGGCAAACCGATACCAAGCTCAAGCCCTGGTCGCCGACGGCGCTTTAG
- a CDS encoding ROK family transcriptional regulator, with product MAPSEIPSLTESARAVLRLLASQGPVTRPKLGSMLELSKPTMSAAVSELSALGLVSSRGTERGAIGRTATIYGIGPGAGYVIGIDVGAAQVRAVAYSMDAQPLATVEESIPDGATVDETGAFILAVAKSIPAKVGKAFRTLRSIAVAVPRIVSHSRLGNGQGNGPDAVLHALRRKIDVPIILENNVNCAAIAERHFGAAQGHETFAFLQVGVRVGLGLINEGRLYRGAGGAAGEVGRMPFPWSASEVPFREGLEHYLGSRALVERSRQTWPAEEGTPPNSAKELFALALAGSRPAAEAVSRHAADIGRLAAGCIGMLDPGLIVLGGGVGRNALMTAEVERVAGELAWPTPIAVSTLEDVGTALGAMKLALDYSLGLILREDRHPAVVLPPL from the coding sequence ATGGCTCCATCCGAAATCCCCAGCCTGACGGAAAGCGCCCGCGCCGTGCTGCGCCTGCTGGCCTCGCAGGGGCCAGTGACCCGGCCGAAGCTCGGCTCGATGCTGGAACTCTCCAAGCCGACCATGTCGGCCGCCGTTTCCGAGCTCAGCGCGCTTGGCCTTGTCTCGTCGCGTGGGACGGAACGCGGCGCCATCGGGCGGACCGCCACCATCTATGGCATCGGCCCAGGCGCCGGCTATGTGATCGGCATCGATGTCGGCGCGGCACAGGTGCGCGCCGTCGCCTATTCGATGGATGCCCAGCCCCTGGCGACGGTGGAAGAGAGCATTCCGGACGGAGCGACCGTCGACGAGACCGGGGCGTTCATTCTTGCGGTAGCCAAATCGATCCCGGCCAAGGTCGGCAAGGCTTTTCGCACCTTACGCAGCATCGCGGTTGCGGTGCCGCGCATCGTCTCGCACAGCCGCCTCGGCAATGGCCAGGGCAACGGCCCGGACGCGGTGCTCCACGCCCTTCGCCGCAAGATCGATGTGCCGATTATCCTCGAAAACAACGTCAACTGCGCGGCGATCGCCGAAAGGCATTTCGGCGCCGCGCAGGGTCACGAGACCTTTGCCTTCCTGCAGGTCGGCGTTCGCGTCGGCCTGGGCCTGATCAATGAAGGCCGGCTTTATCGCGGCGCCGGCGGCGCTGCCGGCGAAGTCGGCCGCATGCCGTTTCCGTGGTCGGCCAGCGAAGTGCCTTTTCGCGAGGGGCTTGAGCACTATCTCGGCTCGCGGGCGCTTGTCGAGCGCAGCCGACAGACCTGGCCGGCGGAAGAGGGGACCCCGCCGAATTCGGCCAAGGAATTGTTCGCGCTGGCACTGGCGGGGTCGCGGCCGGCCGCCGAGGCTGTCTCGCGCCATGCCGCCGATATCGGCCGGCTCGCGGCCGGCTGCATCGGCATGCTCGACCCGGGCCTGATCGTGCTTGGCGGCGGCGTCGGCCGCAACGCGTTGATGACGGCGGAGGTCGAGCGGGTGGCCGGCGAATTGGCCTGGCCGACGCCAATCGCGGTCAGCACGCTGGAAGATGTCGGAACTGCGCTCGGCGCCATGAAGCTGGCGCTGGATTACAGCCTTGGGCTGATCTTGCGCGAGGACCGCCATCCGGCCGTGGTGCTGCCGCCGCTGTAG
- a CDS encoding FMN-dependent NADH-azoreductase, producing MSILLVTSSPRGAASHSTRVATDLARKLVAADPSNTLVVRDLVANPLPHIDPDYATGIYTPAEARTPRQAEVVGVSDAVLDEVFAADTIILATGFINFNISSTLKSWVDHVARSGKTFAYGENGPKGLVAGKKVYIVLASGGIYSEGAAVQMDHAVPYLRSVLGFLGMTDVEVIRVEGVGMGADAVTAALAKATAKVDAIAAANANQAAAAA from the coding sequence ATGTCTATTCTTCTCGTCACCTCCAGCCCGCGCGGCGCCGCTTCGCACTCGACCCGCGTCGCCACCGATCTCGCCCGGAAGCTTGTTGCCGCCGATCCGTCCAACACGCTTGTCGTGCGCGATCTCGTCGCCAATCCGCTGCCGCATATCGACCCCGACTACGCCACCGGCATCTACACGCCGGCCGAAGCGCGCACGCCGCGCCAGGCCGAAGTCGTCGGCGTTTCCGACGCCGTGCTCGATGAGGTCTTCGCCGCCGACACGATCATCCTCGCCACCGGCTTCATCAACTTCAACATCTCCTCGACGTTGAAGTCCTGGGTCGACCACGTCGCCCGCTCCGGCAAGACCTTCGCTTACGGCGAGAACGGTCCGAAGGGCCTCGTCGCCGGCAAGAAGGTCTACATCGTGCTCGCTTCCGGCGGCATCTATTCGGAAGGCGCCGCGGTGCAGATGGACCATGCCGTCCCGTATCTGCGCAGCGTGCTCGGCTTCCTCGGCATGACCGACGTTGAAGTGATCCGCGTCGAGGGCGTCGGCATGGGTGCCGATGCCGTGACCGCCGCGCTCGCCAAGGCCACCGCCAAGGTCGACGCGATCGCCGCCGCCAACGCCAACCAGGCCGCCGCGGCTGCCTGA
- a CDS encoding LysR family transcriptional regulator, which yields MQPNPTLDQLQILVAVADTGSFSAAGRKLNRAQSVVSYGIANLEAQLGLKLFEREGVREPQLTEVGKAMLEDARRMIGVLQRIRSRADGYRQGLEAEVAISVDVTLPSPALVRVLKAFEAQFPAVMLRLYIGSLGLIVDQVVNGQVDLGFGGLQGDADVNLLRIGFTSLVPAAAPDHPLAKLPKPVGVEDLREHIQLVVTDQSERTRGRDYGVFAYRTWRLTDMRTKHALMREGLGWGGLPRWLIADDLASGRLVELDLEPYREVRSPMYAMHRNDRSPKPAATWLIDEFRRQLGCFNEMEPGLWAEDGPESSRP from the coding sequence ATGCAGCCGAACCCGACATTGGACCAGCTCCAGATTCTGGTGGCAGTCGCCGATACCGGCAGCTTCTCGGCAGCAGGGCGCAAGCTCAACCGGGCGCAGTCGGTGGTGAGCTACGGCATCGCCAATCTCGAAGCGCAGCTTGGGCTGAAGCTGTTCGAGCGCGAAGGCGTGCGCGAGCCGCAGCTGACCGAAGTCGGCAAGGCGATGCTGGAGGATGCACGGCGCATGATCGGCGTGCTGCAGCGCATCCGCTCGCGCGCCGACGGCTACCGGCAAGGGCTGGAAGCGGAAGTGGCGATATCGGTCGACGTGACGCTGCCTTCGCCGGCGCTGGTGCGCGTGCTCAAGGCCTTTGAGGCGCAGTTCCCGGCGGTCATGCTGCGGCTTTATATCGGCTCGCTCGGCCTGATCGTCGACCAGGTCGTTAACGGCCAGGTGGATCTCGGCTTCGGCGGCCTGCAAGGCGATGCCGACGTCAATCTGCTGCGCATCGGCTTCACCTCCCTGGTGCCTGCGGCGGCGCCCGACCATCCATTGGCCAAACTGCCGAAGCCGGTCGGTGTCGAGGACCTGCGCGAGCACATCCAGCTTGTCGTCACCGACCAGTCGGAGCGGACGCGCGGGCGAGACTATGGTGTCTTTGCCTATCGCACCTGGCGGCTGACCGATATGCGCACCAAGCATGCGCTGATGCGCGAAGGTCTCGGCTGGGGTGGCCTGCCGCGCTGGCTGATCGCCGACGACCTTGCCAGCGGCAGGCTGGTCGAGCTCGATCTCGAGCCTTACCGCGAAGTCCGCTCGCCGATGTATGCCATGCACCGCAATGACCGCAGCCCCAAGCCGGCGGCGACCTGGCTGATCGACGAGTTCAGGCGGCAACTCGGCTGCTTCAACGAGATGGAGCCAGGCCTGTGGGCGGAGGACGGACCGGAGTCAAGCCGTCCATGA
- a CDS encoding TetR/AcrR family transcriptional regulator, whose translation MQQESGRRSNHDRTEATRADLIRAARKLFTEKSYAETGTPEIVAEAGVTRGALYHHFADKQALFAAVVEQEAATVAAEIDHASPPSPSAREALIAGSDAYLKAMRVPGRTRLLLLDGPAVLGRAAMDEIDNRHGNRSLREGLVAAMRAQAMTRLPAEALTALLAAAFDRAVLAIEVGAPAEDYRAVLIALMDGLTPVRPPPTGLAPSR comes from the coding sequence ATGCAACAAGAGTCCGGACGCCGCTCCAACCACGACCGCACCGAGGCGACGCGCGCCGATCTGATCCGCGCGGCGCGAAAGCTGTTCACGGAAAAATCCTATGCCGAGACCGGCACGCCGGAGATCGTTGCCGAAGCCGGCGTGACGCGCGGGGCGCTCTATCATCATTTCGCCGACAAGCAGGCCCTGTTCGCCGCGGTCGTCGAACAGGAAGCAGCGACCGTGGCCGCCGAGATCGATCATGCCTCGCCGCCGTCGCCCTCCGCGCGCGAAGCCTTGATCGCCGGATCGGATGCCTATCTCAAGGCAATGCGGGTGCCCGGCCGCACGCGGCTTCTGCTGCTCGACGGGCCGGCCGTGCTCGGCCGCGCAGCCATGGACGAGATCGACAACCGCCACGGCAACCGCTCGCTGCGCGAAGGCCTGGTCGCCGCGATGCGGGCGCAGGCGATGACCAGATTGCCAGCCGAGGCGCTGACCGCCCTGCTCGCCGCCGCCTTCGACCGGGCGGTTCTGGCCATCGAGGTCGGCGCGCCCGCCGAGGACTATCGCGCGGTGCTGATCGCCCTCATGGACGGCTTGACTCCGGTCCGTCCTCCGCCCACAGGCCTGGCTCCATCTCGTTGA
- a CDS encoding VOC family protein — MKTTSYYPVLMTDDVEGTAAFYVEHFRFKPLFKSDWYVHLQSAEDRRVNLGIVQGDHETIPQEGRGRTSGLLINFEVRDPDSVYERAIAAGLPILRSLRDEPFGQRHFITRDPNGVLIDVIKPIPPSEEFLAQYAEGMAGS, encoded by the coding sequence ATGAAGACGACCAGCTATTATCCGGTGCTGATGACGGACGATGTCGAAGGCACGGCGGCTTTTTATGTCGAGCATTTCCGCTTCAAGCCGCTCTTCAAAAGCGACTGGTATGTGCATCTGCAGTCGGCGGAGGATAGACGCGTCAATCTTGGCATCGTGCAAGGGGATCATGAGACGATCCCGCAGGAGGGGCGCGGACGAACGTCAGGCCTGCTGATCAATTTCGAGGTGCGCGATCCCGACTCCGTCTATGAGCGCGCCATCGCCGCCGGCCTGCCGATCCTGCGCAGCTTGCGTGACGAGCCGTTCGGCCAGCGGCACTTCATCACCAGGGACCCCAACGGCGTGCTGATCGACGTCATCAAGCCGATCCCGCCAAGCGAGGAATTCTTGGCGCAATATGCCGAGGGGATGGCGGGAAGCTAA
- a CDS encoding trypsin-like peptidase domain-containing protein, with translation MAFAAEKLPSDDSLLDAYSASVADAVDRIGPAVCRIERIGAGGHGSGFVIAQDGLVVTNFHVVGDARAVRVTMPDGASREGHVLGRDPDTDIALVRADGSFADVAPLGDSKRLRRGQIAIAIGNPLGFEWTVTAGVVSALGRSMRASTGRLIDDVIQTDAALNPGNSGGPLVSSAGEVIGVNTAMIHGAQGIAFAVASNTANFVISEIIRFGRVRRAFIGVSADTTNLPRRVALLSQVTTNTAVRLRSVEKNGPAAKAGLKEGDIIAAIDGRPVTGVDDLVRMLDAERIGRETLCTVVRRTGVSQVAVTPVARTS, from the coding sequence ATGGCTTTCGCAGCCGAAAAACTTCCATCCGATGACAGTTTGCTCGACGCCTACTCGGCATCCGTGGCTGACGCTGTCGACCGTATCGGTCCGGCCGTGTGCCGCATCGAGCGCATTGGCGCCGGCGGTCACGGCTCCGGCTTCGTCATCGCGCAGGATGGCCTGGTCGTCACCAACTTCCATGTCGTCGGCGACGCGCGCGCCGTGCGCGTCACCATGCCGGATGGCGCCTCGCGCGAAGGCCACGTGCTTGGCCGCGATCCCGACACCGACATCGCGCTGGTGCGCGCCGACGGCAGTTTCGCCGATGTCGCGCCGCTCGGCGACTCCAAGCGCCTGCGCCGCGGCCAGATCGCGATCGCGATCGGCAATCCGCTCGGCTTCGAATGGACCGTCACCGCCGGCGTCGTCTCCGCGCTCGGCCGCTCGATGCGCGCCTCGACCGGCCGGCTGATCGACGACGTCATCCAGACCGATGCCGCGCTCAATCCCGGCAATTCCGGGGGGCCGCTGGTGTCGTCGGCGGGCGAGGTGATCGGCGTCAACACCGCCATGATCCACGGCGCACAAGGCATCGCCTTCGCTGTCGCCTCCAACACCGCCAATTTCGTCATCTCCGAAATCATCCGCTTCGGCCGCGTGCGCCGCGCCTTCATTGGCGTCTCTGCCGACACGACCAACCTGCCGCGCCGGGTGGCCCTGTTGTCGCAAGTCACCACGAACACGGCGGTGCGCCTGCGCAGCGTCGAGAAGAACGGCCCCGCCGCCAAGGCCGGCCTGAAGGAAGGCGACATCATCGCGGCAATAGACGGCCGGCCGGTCACCGGCGTCGACGACCTCGTGCGCATGCTCGACGCCGAGCGCATCGGCCGCGAGACGCTCTGCACTGTCGTGCGCCGCACCGGCGTCAGCCAGGTGGCGGTGACGCCGGTAGCGCGGACGAGCTAA
- a CDS encoding S1C family serine protease, which yields MSDFNLSAFSDAIADVAATAAPALASFVTHHHRTASAFHWRDGYFVTAEEVVEAGEEIELTLASGETVKAELAGRDPSTGVALLKPASGAAGLPQLAQADAVRPGNLAIAVGNSDGAALAVFGTVGEVGPAWRSMRGGTIDQRINLAINTGGRFEGGPVLDARGGLIGMLLFGPRRRALVMPYETIERAIATLREKGHVARGYLGAGLHPIRNGDTKGAMVMSLDDNGPAKAAGLHVGDIVVAWNGEAVHGPRELIRKLGPDSAGTTVTLGVSSGGAERDVSITIGEKPLS from the coding sequence ATGAGCGATTTCAACCTCAGTGCCTTTTCCGACGCGATTGCCGATGTCGCGGCCACAGCTGCGCCCGCGCTGGCGAGTTTCGTCACGCATCACCACCGCACCGCCAGCGCCTTCCACTGGCGCGACGGCTATTTCGTCACCGCCGAGGAAGTGGTCGAAGCCGGCGAGGAGATCGAATTGACGCTGGCCTCCGGCGAAACCGTGAAGGCAGAGCTGGCCGGCCGCGATCCGTCGACGGGCGTTGCGCTGCTGAAGCCCGCTTCCGGCGCTGCCGGTTTGCCGCAATTGGCGCAGGCCGATGCGGTGCGTCCCGGCAATCTGGCGATCGCCGTGGGCAACAGTGATGGCGCAGCGCTTGCCGTGTTCGGCACGGTCGGCGAGGTCGGGCCGGCGTGGCGCTCGATGCGCGGCGGCACGATCGACCAGCGTATCAACCTCGCCATCAACACCGGCGGTCGCTTCGAGGGCGGTCCGGTGCTCGACGCCAGGGGCGGGCTGATCGGCATGCTGTTGTTCGGACCGCGCCGGCGGGCGCTGGTCATGCCTTACGAGACGATCGAGCGCGCGATTGCCACGCTGCGCGAGAAGGGTCATGTCGCGCGCGGCTACCTCGGCGCCGGGCTGCATCCGATCCGCAACGGCGACACCAAAGGCGCCATGGTCATGAGCCTGGACGACAACGGCCCGGCCAAGGCCGCCGGCCTGCATGTCGGCGACATCGTCGTCGCCTGGAACGGCGAAGCAGTGCATGGCCCGCGCGAGCTGATCCGCAAGCTCGGGCCGGACAGCGCGGGTACCACCGTGACGCTTGGTGTTTCGAGCGGCGGCGCTGAGCGCGACGTTTCGATCACCATCGGCGAGAAGCCGCTGAGCTGA
- a CDS encoding helix-turn-helix transcriptional regulator, whose translation MIARPEPSAHRLTVLVALGDAERAEQLADALAASDDLLPTLAGSSTGQPADVAVTDDAALESRAIGSTMPVVLLSRRSGHERLRGNVVAVLPSLADSLLIAAAARLAASGYRIDRAGPSEVAHGDFHDGLAEEDVTDDNPARPALSPREAEVLALLAEGAPNKVIARRLNISVHTAKFHVAAILIKLGAANRTDAIAIAMRQGLVLV comes from the coding sequence GTGATCGCACGACCGGAACCGTCAGCCCACCGGCTGACGGTGCTGGTGGCGCTCGGCGATGCCGAGCGGGCCGAGCAGCTTGCCGATGCGCTTGCCGCGAGTGACGATCTGCTGCCGACATTGGCCGGGAGCAGCACAGGCCAGCCAGCGGATGTCGCGGTGACAGACGATGCGGCCTTGGAAAGCCGGGCCATAGGCTCGACGATGCCTGTTGTGCTGCTGTCCCGCCGCAGCGGACACGAGCGGCTTCGCGGCAATGTGGTCGCCGTGCTGCCGTCGTTGGCCGATAGCCTGTTGATCGCCGCGGCGGCGCGGCTCGCAGCTTCCGGCTATCGCATCGACAGGGCAGGGCCATCGGAGGTCGCGCATGGCGATTTCCATGACGGGCTCGCTGAAGAGGACGTGACGGATGACAATCCGGCGCGTCCGGCCTTGTCGCCGCGCGAGGCGGAGGTGCTGGCGCTGCTCGCCGAAGGCGCCCCGAACAAGGTGATCGCCCGCCGGCTCAACATTTCGGTCCACACGGCGAAGTTCCATGTCGCCGCCATCCTGATCAAGCTCGGCGCCGCCAACCGGACGGACGCGATCGCGATTGCCATGCGGCAGGGCCTGGTGCTGGTCTAG